The following proteins come from a genomic window of Rutidosis leptorrhynchoides isolate AG116_Rl617_1_P2 chromosome 10, CSIRO_AGI_Rlap_v1, whole genome shotgun sequence:
- the LOC139870038 gene encoding uncharacterized protein At5g01610-like, translating into MEMPIMVILCLYLCLPVPPANGDDMPSAYQVLQSYNLPIGLLPKGALGYNLDPNSGRFAVNLSSNCDVHVGDYKIKYDPIITGVISKNNLRRLGGVKVKIALFWIDIENVNRNQDHLAFKMGNVANKEFPTSDFKSCPKCY; encoded by the coding sequence ATGGAGATGCCAATAATGGTAATTCTTTGCTTATATCTTTGTCTACCAGTTCCACCAGCAAACGGTGATGACATGCCGTCGGCCTATCAAGTTCTACAAAGCTACAACCTCCCAATCGGTCTTCTTCCAAAAGGTGCTCTTGGGTACAATTTGGACCCTAATAGTGGTAGATTTGCGGTTAATCTAAGTAGTAATTGTGACGTTCATGTGGGTGATTATAAGATCAAATACGACCCTATAATCACCGGTGTGATTTCAAAGAACAACCTTAGAAGACTAGGTGGTGTGAAGGTGAAGATAGCGTTGTTTTGGATCGATATCGAGAATGTTAATAGGAACCAAGATCATTTGGCGTTCAAGATGGGAAATGTTGCTAATAAAGAGTTTCCAACTAGCGATTTCAAATCATGCCCAAAGTGTTACTAA